From one Desmodus rotundus isolate HL8 chromosome X, HLdesRot8A.1, whole genome shotgun sequence genomic stretch:
- the NXT2 gene encoding NTF2-related export protein 2 isoform X1, with protein MDGREATLNGRSRTRDEVVTPPLPEQTTSGSPMATAVDFKTYVDQACRAAEEFVNIYYETMDKRRRALTRLYLEKATLIWNGNVVTGLEALADFFDVLPSSQFQVNMLDCQPVHEQATQAQTTVLVVTSGTVKFDGNRQHYFNQNFLLTAQTTSNNTVWKIASDCFRFQDWASS; from the exons ATGGATGGACGAGAGGCTACCTTAAA CGGAAGGAGCCGGACCCGTGACGAGGTCGTGACGCCGCCGCTGCCTGAACAGACTACCTCAGGCTCCCCAATGGCCACCGCCGTG GATTTTAAAACTTATGTAGATCAGGCATGTAGAGCTGCTGAGGAATTTGTCAATATTTACTATGAGACAATGGACAAAAGAAGACGG GCACTGACCAGGCTGTATCTTGAAAAGGCCACTTTAATATGGAATGGAAATGTTGTTACAGGGCTGGAAGCCCTAGCTGATTTTTTTGATGTGTTGCCTTCTAGTCAGTTCCAGGTTAATATGTTAGATTGCCAACCAGTTCATG AGCAAGCTACTCAGGCCCAGACTACAGTTCTTGTTGTGACCAGTGGAACTGTGAAGTTTGATGGCAACAGACAGCACTACTTCAATCAGAATTTCCTGCTAACTGCTCAGACTACTTCTAACAACACGGTGTGGAAGATTGCAAGTGATTGTTTCCGTTTTCAAGATTGGGCTAGTAGTTAA
- the NXT2 gene encoding NTF2-related export protein 2 isoform X2 has product MDGREATLNGRSRTRDEVVTPPLPEQTTSGSPMATAVALTRLYLEKATLIWNGNVVTGLEALADFFDVLPSSQFQVNMLDCQPVHEQATQAQTTVLVVTSGTVKFDGNRQHYFNQNFLLTAQTTSNNTVWKIASDCFRFQDWASS; this is encoded by the exons ATGGATGGACGAGAGGCTACCTTAAA CGGAAGGAGCCGGACCCGTGACGAGGTCGTGACGCCGCCGCTGCCTGAACAGACTACCTCAGGCTCCCCAATGGCCACCGCCGTG GCACTGACCAGGCTGTATCTTGAAAAGGCCACTTTAATATGGAATGGAAATGTTGTTACAGGGCTGGAAGCCCTAGCTGATTTTTTTGATGTGTTGCCTTCTAGTCAGTTCCAGGTTAATATGTTAGATTGCCAACCAGTTCATG AGCAAGCTACTCAGGCCCAGACTACAGTTCTTGTTGTGACCAGTGGAACTGTGAAGTTTGATGGCAACAGACAGCACTACTTCAATCAGAATTTCCTGCTAACTGCTCAGACTACTTCTAACAACACGGTGTGGAAGATTGCAAGTGATTGTTTCCGTTTTCAAGATTGGGCTAGTAGTTAA